One Paenibacillus sp. FSL H7-0737 DNA segment encodes these proteins:
- a CDS encoding carbohydrate ABC transporter permease: protein MIDARSEKMRGSLWRKPISGIAKIILLFYAIITLYPLYWLGISAFKSNQEFFNRPYSWPQHWQFDNITRAWDLGNMGRAVLNSTIVTLSALLLTIVLGMLAAYVLARFPFKLSGVIKGLFLLGMLIPIHSTLVPLFIFMNKLGMLNTYWSLILPYTAFELPIAIFLGMSYIVSIPREVEEAAMIDGNGWWGIFGRIIFPLSLPIVATITILAFLRFWNDFSFALVFINSQALKTLPLSLSLFSDGFGTDYSLTMGAMFIAAIPTILIFLIFQEQIMKGMVAGSVKG, encoded by the coding sequence ATGATAGACGCTCGGTCGGAGAAGATGAGAGGCTCTCTGTGGCGTAAGCCGATTTCCGGAATTGCGAAAATCATCCTGTTATTTTATGCCATAATTACATTGTATCCGCTATACTGGTTAGGAATAAGTGCATTCAAGTCGAATCAGGAATTTTTCAATCGTCCCTATTCCTGGCCGCAGCATTGGCAGTTCGACAATATAACCCGGGCATGGGATCTCGGAAATATGGGCCGGGCGGTGCTCAACTCCACAATTGTTACCCTCTCAGCACTGCTGCTGACCATTGTGCTCGGTATGCTTGCAGCTTATGTACTTGCTCGGTTCCCATTCAAGTTGAGTGGCGTTATAAAAGGATTGTTCTTGCTAGGCATGCTCATTCCAATTCATAGCACACTCGTTCCATTGTTTATTTTCATGAACAAGCTCGGGATGCTTAATACGTACTGGTCACTCATCCTACCGTATACGGCATTTGAATTACCAATTGCGATCTTCCTTGGAATGTCCTACATCGTATCCATTCCGAGAGAAGTAGAGGAAGCGGCGATGATCGACGGCAACGGCTGGTGGGGAATCTTCGGACGCATCATTTTCCCATTGTCCCTGCCGATCGTCGCTACGATTACAATTCTTGCATTTTTGAGGTTTTGGAATGATTTCTCCTTCGCGCTCGTCTTTATTAATTCTCAAGCGTTGAAGACGCTGCCCCTCAGCTTGTCGCTCTTCTCCGATGGATTCGGAACGGACTACAGCTTAACGATGGGCGCGATGTTTATTGCTGCAATACCAACCATTCTCATCTTTTTGATCTTCCAAGAGCAAATTATGAAAGGCATGGTAGCAGGCTCGGTCAAAGGTTAA